Proteins encoded together in one Labrus bergylta chromosome 20, fLabBer1.1, whole genome shotgun sequence window:
- the tcf23 gene encoding transcription factor 24, which translates to MVGRQTLRMDNASCSRVVVDDSPASSPSSSPSPDGRRRDLQRAGGVLQSGGLGGLGGRGRPAAANAARERSRVQTLRTAFLELQRTLPSVPPDTKLSKLDVLILATTYIAHLTRTLQEEGAEEGENTKQTEALHSLKGDGYLHPVKKWPMRSRLYVGASGQFLNTNRSDSENQGPSSSTSK; encoded by the exons ATGGTTGGAAGACAGACGCTCCGGATGGACAACGCTTCTTGTTCCAGGGTGGTGGTGGATGACAGCCCTGCATCCAGTCCGAGCTCCAGTCCCAGTCCGGACGGGCGTCGTCGGGATCTCCAGCGGGCCGGCGGGGTGCTGCAGAGCGGCGGGCTCGGCGGGCTCGGCGGCAGAGGACGCCCGGCAGCAGCGAACGCAGCGCGGGAGAGGAGCCGCGTGCAGACCCTGAGAACCGCGTTCCTGGAGCTCCAAAGGACTTTGCCGTCCGTGCCACCGGACACCAAGTTGTCCAAACTCGACGTGTTGATACTGGCCACCACCTATATTGCCCATTTGACTCGAACACTACAGGAGGAAGGcgcagaggagggagagaacacaaaacaaacagaggcaTTACACTCTTTAAAGGGGGACGGCTACCTGCACCCAGTCAAG AAATGGCCCATGCGATCCAGACTGTACGTCGGAGCATCCGGACAGTTCCTCAACACAAATCGTTCAGACTCAGAGAATCAAGgcccttcctcctccacctccaagTAA